The sequence below is a genomic window from Lolium perenne isolate Kyuss_39 chromosome 4, Kyuss_2.0, whole genome shotgun sequence.
CACTCAAGTTTTTGGCGCGAACATTTTTCTTATTTAATCGTGCCCTCCACAGTTTGCAATTAGTTCCGCACTTTGTAATTCTCATATGAAATTTGCAGTATGCATTGAATTATTGTCTTGCATGGCAGAAAATTGAGCTGTTCCACCATTTAGGCTGGAATGTATAAAAAGCTTCTTTCTGAAGCTATTTCGACATGGCTATCTGCTGTTAAGCTCCATGTACTGGCGCGTATTGTGCATGATCTTTTGGTACCTTGACCACTCCACCAGTATATTTACAGTTATCAGTGATTAATGCTGCACAATTAAGTGCAGTGACTGCCACCTTTTTTTGGAAGAAACATTTTGATATATGCTATTCTATCACTTAGGCTATGCAACGTTTTCGTAACTAAGTGTGCTCTCTAATTGGTAGTTCCACTTTGAAGCTTCCTGTCCTCATATGGAATGCATTGAATTATTGGTCTTGCGTAACGAAATTGACGCATTTCATCATTAGGCTACGGAAGTACATTGATGTTTGTGTTGAATACTATTTTCATCTTCCGTTCGGCATGGTTTTCCTTATATGCCACTTCCGGTTGCTGTTGGTTTTTTTTGACTCAGTCTACATTTTTATTTATCAGATACTAAAAGATGAGACAACTAGGGAGCAGTATGACTATGCTGTTGCGCATCCAGAAGAGGTAAAACTTCATTCCCTCAATCCTTCGTATCAAACAAAATGCCAATTCTATGGCTTCAGCATGCGTTTCTGCTTTTGTATAAATATATTACTGTATTACATTTTGACTTGTGGAAGTCTATCTGCCTTTTGATATTGCAATTTTTTTTGCATAAATCATGTGCCAGAGCCAAATTGTTTCTGTTTATCTATTACTTTTGTTAGGTTTGGCTTCACAGCCATTAGTCATTAGGTATGTATAATCTGTCTGTACACAGGGGAGGCTAAGCACAAAATTATTCGAAGATAAGGTACCTAGTGAGTGCGTTCCGATTTGATTTTTGGACCAGCCCAGAATTTTATTCCCCTACATGGCTTTGTACTTTTGATTCATCGAATTGGGGATCTCCTGAAACCCAAGAATAAATATATGAAATGAAACTAAATACATGGTTGACATCCTACCTTCAGTTTGGAATGTGCACAAAGAATGAACATTAGTACTTTACACATGAGAAACAGCTGTAAAGAGTACATTTCGTGAGCTGACAGATATATGCTTACATTCTTAATGGTGCGTGGCTGCAAAATTTACCCTCTGCCTTCTTGTTTACTGTGAGAAAATCCACTTGTTTGGCTATGCAGAGATTAGATGGGAATATGCAGTGCACATGTAGCAGAAGTTGTATATGTGAGCATGATGGTAGTATAGAATAATATTGCAAAAAACACATTGATACACATATGCTCTATTACTCGGTCAGAGGGCATATAATGTATATTCGTAGTAGCTCACTTGATAAATGTGGATAAGTTTTCTATATTATAGTGTTTGCTAAGGTTAAATTCCATACTTTTGGCCTCCTAGTCAACTCTCACCTTATGAGCTTCTCCTTTCCACTGAGCACTGCTAAATACTGATTCTTACTGCGGGTGCTATTTATTTACCTCGTTTCAGTTCTTCTACAACACTGCTCAATACTACAGGGCCTACTACGGATATAAAACGGTTAGTTTTTTCTATGGATGAATGAGATGTTTAATAGCAACGTTCTGCATCATTTCTGTATTAATGAAGCTAATATCTCCTCCTGTTTGTGATAGGATCCTCGTGCTGTGTTGATTGGCCTTCTTTTAATCATGTCAGCATTCCAATACATACACCAGTTGACAGCATATAGTCAGGTATGGATATTGAACAGAAAGGCAAAAGTAAGGTTGTGAGATTATAGTCTGCTGTTCTGACTCGATGTTTATGAACCAAATGGTCAACATAAATATAAGATCctgtgttctttttctccatttgAGTGATAGAAAGACAACTACGTGTTTTTGTTATAGCGCCACTCACTGAGTGTAATGCTCTTGTTACAGGCCATTGAAAGTGTGAAGCAAACTCCTGCTTACAGAAATAGGTTGAAAGCATTGGAGTTTGAGCGAACAGGAGGAATTTCAAGCAAAAAAAAGGGTACCAAGCagatcgataagtaagaatgacaTCTAATAAGTTCGATTTTTGGGCTGAATTTTCCTGTCTGAGAATTTGAAGCCTGctttctttttttcttcaaaGTTGCATCTGTTCTTTATATCGAACTGAGAGCTTAAAGTTTAAGGACGTGTATTGTCACATGCTGTTGAAAACAGTTGATGAACCTTGATAAATTCCGTTGCCTTGTGAATCAGTCTTTCACATATTACTTGCATAGTTGCATTGGTTTACTATGACTGGCTATAATTCCGTTGTTTCTCATGTAGAAATTTGGAAAATGAGCTTAGAGGTGAAGTTGACTTGCAAATTCAGGGAGTTAAGAAACCTTCTGCGTGGAGTCTCTATGGAGTCCAACTTATACTTCTGCCTTACTTCATTGGCAAGGTCAGTTTATCTCTTCTAAGATTGTATATATCAACTCGTTGTAAATATCTGCATGGGGTTTGAAAATTTACTGGAAGAATGTTGaattaattgtatatatatttttGGCAGCTGCTTACTTGGCAAATTTGTTGGTTTTGGAGATACCGGGTAAAGAAATTGCCATATGCGTGGGAGGATGCATGCTATTTGACCAGGACATCTCTTAGGATACCTGATAACACATGGCAAAATATAGGTAATTACCACTTGTTAGGTTTCACGGTGTATGCACACACACGAGTGATGCTGAAGCTCTTGATTTATTTCTCTA
It includes:
- the LOC127291883 gene encoding dnaJ protein ERDJ7 codes for the protein MAAVSPLPVCLLLLVAALLLPASNAIYCDEDDCYDLLGVKQDANASEIKKAYYKLSLKHHPDKNPDPESKKLFVKVATAYEILKDETTREQYDYAVAHPEEFFYNTAQYYRAYYGYKTDPRAVLIGLLLIMSAFQYIHQLTAYSQAIESVKQTPAYRNRLKALEFERTGGISSKKKGTKQIDKNLENELRGEVDLQIQGVKKPSAWSLYGVQLILLPYFIGKLLTWQICWFWRYRVKKLPYAWEDACYLTRTSLRIPDNTWQNIDEFTKEDLVMKRLWEKANMERHMAEARKGSRRRR